The following proteins come from a genomic window of Spongiibacter tropicus DSM 19543:
- the ispF gene encoding 2-C-methyl-D-erythritol 2,4-cyclodiphosphate synthase → MRIGHGYDVHRFGEGDSIVLCGVRIPHSHALLAHSDGDVAIHALCDALLGALALGDIGKHFPDTDSAYQGADSAVLLARCYDLLREAGYQLANADLTIAAQAPKLSPYIVAMRERLAGILQVDLTQVSVKATTTEKLGFVGRQEGIAVDAVVLLERIDHAA, encoded by the coding sequence ATGCGTATCGGCCACGGCTATGATGTCCACCGTTTTGGTGAGGGCGACAGCATCGTGCTCTGTGGTGTCCGCATTCCCCATAGCCATGCGTTGCTGGCCCATTCTGATGGCGATGTGGCGATTCACGCCCTGTGTGACGCCCTGCTAGGTGCCTTAGCGCTGGGGGACATCGGCAAGCACTTTCCCGATACTGATTCGGCCTACCAAGGGGCAGATAGCGCAGTACTTTTGGCGCGTTGTTATGATTTGCTGCGCGAAGCGGGTTATCAGTTAGCGAATGCGGACCTCACCATCGCCGCGCAGGCGCCAAAACTCTCTCCCTATATTGTTGCGATGCGTGAACGGCTGGCGGGAATATTGCAGGTCGACCTGACACAGGTCAGCGTGAAGGCGACAACAACCGAAAAACTGGGTTTTGTCGGTCGCCAGGAAGGGATCGCCGTCGATGCCGTTGTTCTGCTGGAGCGTATCGACCATGCTGCCTGA
- the ispD gene encoding 2-C-methyl-D-erythritol 4-phosphate cytidylyltransferase: MSCSPAIWAIIPAAGLGSRFGASRPKQYLPLNDRTVLEHSIDRVLSDDRVRQVLVALHPEDSEFAALSCSRLHRVRTVEGGSSRADSVEQALLALAGQAGDDDWVLVHDAARPCLSEEDLLRLLDATLNTGCGGLLATPVVDTLKHRAENAITTVDRRDLWRALTPQIFRYRQLLDALQHCRQQGLLVTDEASAIEHCGGEVSLVNGSARNIKITYPEDLPLAAFFLQQRDGASDNEDRS; the protein is encoded by the coding sequence GTGAGCTGTTCTCCCGCCATCTGGGCCATTATCCCCGCCGCAGGCCTCGGCAGCCGGTTTGGCGCGTCGCGCCCCAAGCAATATCTCCCCCTCAATGATCGCACGGTGCTGGAGCACAGTATTGATCGCGTACTCAGCGACGACCGTGTTCGTCAGGTACTGGTTGCACTGCACCCAGAAGACAGTGAGTTTGCTGCGTTATCGTGCAGTAGGCTCCACAGGGTGAGGACGGTTGAAGGTGGCAGCAGCCGTGCGGATTCCGTCGAACAGGCGCTGTTGGCATTAGCCGGTCAGGCGGGCGACGACGACTGGGTGCTGGTACACGATGCGGCGCGCCCCTGCCTGAGTGAAGAGGATTTGCTGCGCCTGTTGGATGCCACCTTGAATACCGGGTGCGGCGGGCTGTTGGCGACGCCAGTGGTGGATACGCTAAAGCATCGAGCAGAAAACGCCATTACCACCGTAGATCGGCGAGACCTTTGGCGGGCTCTGACGCCCCAGATCTTTCGCTATCGGCAATTGCTTGATGCTTTGCAGCATTGCCGTCAACAGGGCTTGCTGGTCACGGACGAGGCGTCGGCCATCGAACACTGTGGTGGCGAAGTGTCGTTGGTGAATGGCAGTGCCCGCAATATCAAAATTACCTACCCGGAAGACCTGCCGCTGGCGGCGTTTTTTCTGCAGCAGCGCGACGGGGCATCGGACAATGAGGACAGGTCATGA
- the ftsB gene encoding cell division protein FtsB — translation MTRRRLLILLLVMLVALQFRLWVGSGSWEQIVSLRRDIATQTSHNAELRNRNERLLGEVYSLKHDLDSIEERARNDMGMIKEGESFYLIIEE, via the coding sequence ATGACCCGTCGCCGCCTGTTGATTTTGCTCCTTGTCATGCTGGTTGCTCTGCAGTTCCGGCTGTGGGTGGGTAGTGGCAGTTGGGAACAGATCGTCAGTCTGCGCCGGGACATCGCGACACAGACTTCCCACAACGCCGAGCTGCGCAATCGCAATGAGCGCTTGCTGGGAGAGGTCTACAGTTTGAAGCACGATCTCGACAGTATTGAGGAACGTGCGCGTAATGACATGGGCATGATCAAGGAAGGCGAAAGCTTCTACCTGATCATTGAAGAGTAA
- the eno gene encoding phosphopyruvate hydratase yields MAEIVDIKAFEVLDSRGNPTVEADVVLASGAVGTACAPSGASTGSREALELRDGDKSRYLGKGVTQAVANVNTSIRDLLIGMDAEDQRALDQAMIDADGTENKAKFGANAILAVSLAAAKAVANEKGIPLYQRIAQINGTEGQYTMPVPMMNILNGGEHADNNVDIQEFMIQPVAAETFAEALRVGAEIFHSLKKVLVGRGLNTAVGDEGGFAPNLPSNEAALEVIAEAVANAGYKLGEDVTLALDCASSEFYKDGKYKLSGEGKEFDAAGFAAYLDGLAQRYPIISIEDGMDESDWDGWAALTELVGDRVQLVGDDLFVTNTAILKRGIDNNIANSILIKFNQIGSLSETLDAIKMAKDAGYTAVISHRSGETEDTTIADLAVATSAGQIKTGSLCRSDRVAKYNRLLRIEAELGAAYRGRDEFRA; encoded by the coding sequence ATGGCAGAAATCGTCGATATTAAAGCCTTTGAGGTGCTGGATTCACGCGGCAACCCAACCGTAGAGGCCGATGTGGTACTGGCTTCCGGCGCTGTGGGAACAGCCTGTGCACCCTCGGGCGCATCGACAGGTTCACGCGAAGCACTGGAGCTGCGCGATGGCGATAAATCCCGTTACTTGGGCAAGGGCGTCACTCAGGCGGTTGCCAACGTCAACACATCTATCCGCGACCTGTTGATCGGCATGGATGCGGAAGACCAGCGTGCCCTCGATCAGGCCATGATCGACGCCGACGGCACCGAGAACAAGGCCAAGTTCGGCGCCAATGCCATTCTGGCGGTTTCTCTGGCAGCGGCGAAAGCTGTCGCCAATGAGAAGGGTATTCCCCTGTATCAGCGCATTGCACAAATCAACGGCACTGAAGGCCAGTACACCATGCCCGTGCCAATGATGAATATTCTCAACGGTGGTGAGCACGCCGACAATAACGTGGACATCCAAGAGTTCATGATTCAGCCGGTTGCTGCAGAAACCTTTGCAGAAGCGCTGCGAGTCGGTGCGGAGATTTTCCACTCGCTGAAAAAGGTTTTGGTAGGTCGCGGCCTGAACACGGCGGTCGGGGATGAGGGCGGTTTTGCGCCCAATCTGCCTTCCAATGAAGCGGCACTGGAAGTGATTGCTGAAGCGGTTGCCAATGCGGGTTACAAGCTGGGTGAAGACGTGACGCTGGCGCTGGATTGCGCGTCGTCGGAGTTTTACAAAGACGGCAAATACAAGCTCAGCGGTGAAGGCAAAGAATTTGATGCGGCGGGCTTTGCCGCCTATCTGGATGGCCTGGCTCAGCGCTACCCGATCATCTCGATTGAAGATGGTATGGACGAGAGCGACTGGGACGGCTGGGCGGCCCTGACCGAACTGGTTGGTGACCGTGTACAGTTGGTGGGCGACGACCTGTTCGTGACCAATACTGCAATCCTGAAGCGCGGTATCGACAACAATATCGCCAATTCGATTCTGATCAAGTTCAATCAGATCGGCTCGTTGAGCGAGACGCTGGACGCGATCAAAATGGCCAAAGATGCTGGCTACACGGCGGTGATTTCTCACCGCAGCGGTGAGACCGAAGACACCACCATCGCCGACCTGGCCGTGGCAACGTCTGCTGGTCAGATTAAAACCGGTTCGCTGTGTCGTTCAGACCGCGTTGCCAAATACAACCGCCTGCTGCGTATTGAGGCCGAGCTGGGCGCCGCTTACCGCGGTCGCGACGAGTTCCGCGCCTGA
- the kdsA gene encoding 3-deoxy-8-phosphooctulonate synthase translates to MQNKHLDVAGLKVGNDLPFVLFGGMNVLESRDLAMQVAESYVEVCAELGIPYVFKASFDKANRSSIHSYRGPGMEEGLKIFQEIKQTFNVPVITDVHEVHQAGPVAEVCDVIQLPAFLARQTDLVAAMAATGAVINVKKPQFLSPAQMKNIVEKFAECGNEQVMLCERGSNFGYDNLVVDMLGFRTMREVSGGAPLIFDVTHALQCRDPMGAASGGRRHQVAELGRAGMTQGLAGLFLEAHPDPDKALCDGPSALPLSALKPFLAQMKAVDDLIKSLPPLDIR, encoded by the coding sequence ATGCAGAATAAACATCTCGACGTGGCGGGCTTGAAAGTAGGCAACGATCTGCCCTTTGTCCTCTTTGGTGGCATGAATGTACTGGAATCGCGTGATCTGGCGATGCAGGTTGCGGAAAGCTATGTCGAGGTGTGTGCCGAGCTGGGTATTCCCTACGTGTTCAAGGCGTCTTTTGATAAGGCCAATCGTTCATCAATCCATTCTTACCGCGGCCCGGGCATGGAAGAAGGGCTGAAGATTTTTCAGGAAATCAAACAGACCTTTAATGTTCCGGTGATTACCGACGTTCACGAAGTTCACCAGGCAGGCCCCGTAGCGGAAGTCTGCGATGTGATCCAGCTTCCCGCCTTTCTGGCACGACAGACTGACCTGGTGGCGGCGATGGCGGCCACCGGCGCTGTGATCAACGTCAAGAAACCCCAGTTTCTCAGTCCGGCGCAAATGAAAAATATTGTCGAGAAATTTGCTGAGTGCGGTAATGAGCAGGTGATGCTTTGCGAACGCGGCAGCAATTTCGGCTACGACAATCTGGTTGTCGATATGCTGGGCTTTCGCACCATGCGTGAAGTCAGCGGCGGGGCGCCTCTGATTTTCGACGTGACCCACGCCCTGCAATGCCGCGATCCCATGGGGGCGGCTTCAGGCGGCCGGCGTCATCAGGTTGCCGAGCTTGGTCGCGCGGGAATGACACAGGGATTGGCGGGCTTGTTCCTCGAGGCGCATCCCGATCCGGATAAAGCACTTTGCGACGGACCCAGCGCATTGCCGCTGTCAGCCTTGAAGCCGTTCCTCGCGCAGATGAAGGCCGTAGACGATCTGATTAAATCGCTGCCGCCCTTGGATATTCGTTAA
- a CDS encoding CTP synthase — translation MARFIFVTGGVVSSLGKGIASASLGAILEARGLKVTLLKLDPYINVDPGTMSPFQHGEVFVTEDGAETDLDLGHYERFVRAKMNKRNNFTTGRVYETVLRKERRGDYLGGTVQVIPHVTDEIKRRVIAGAGDADVAIVEIGGTVGDIEGLPFFEAARQLKVELGAKRAMLMHLTLVPYIATAGETKTKPTQHSVKELRSIGLQPDVLLCRSDHEIDMSSRQKIALFTNVESRAVIPLRDVDSIYRIPSLLAGEGLDELIVERFGLDCPPADLSEWDPVIDGDLNQDRELTIAMVGKYMELLDAYKSLNEALKHAGIHTHTKVHVRYIDSETIETDGVGVLDGVDGILVPGGFGNRGVEGKIRTVQHARENNIPYLGICLGMQVAVIEFARNVLGLSDANSSEFTESSEHPVVGLITEWVTAEGATEQRDAASDLGGTMRLGAQLCHLSEGSLARDIYGADQITERHRHRYEVNNHYVAELQEKGLRIGGWSADKSLVEVVEVENHPWFVACQFHPEFTSTPRDGHPLFTGFIKAALQHQQA, via the coding sequence ATGGCGCGTTTTATATTCGTCACTGGCGGCGTTGTTTCTTCTCTTGGCAAGGGCATCGCCTCGGCCTCCCTGGGGGCCATCCTCGAAGCGCGTGGCCTGAAGGTGACCCTGCTCAAGCTCGACCCCTATATCAACGTCGACCCAGGCACCATGAGCCCCTTCCAGCACGGTGAGGTGTTTGTGACCGAGGACGGCGCTGAGACAGACTTGGATCTGGGGCACTACGAGCGTTTTGTGCGTGCCAAAATGAATAAGCGCAACAACTTCACCACCGGTCGTGTATACGAGACTGTGCTGCGCAAGGAACGTCGCGGTGATTATCTGGGGGGCACCGTACAGGTTATTCCCCACGTTACTGATGAAATCAAGCGCCGGGTGATTGCCGGCGCGGGTGATGCCGATGTCGCAATTGTTGAAATTGGCGGTACTGTGGGCGACATCGAAGGGCTGCCGTTCTTCGAAGCCGCTCGCCAACTGAAGGTGGAGCTGGGTGCCAAGCGCGCCATGCTTATGCATCTGACCTTAGTGCCCTATATAGCCACCGCAGGCGAAACCAAAACCAAACCGACTCAGCACTCGGTAAAAGAGCTGCGCTCTATCGGCCTGCAACCCGATGTACTGTTGTGCCGCTCTGATCACGAAATTGATATGAGCAGCCGCCAGAAAATTGCACTGTTCACCAATGTGGAATCCCGCGCAGTTATTCCCCTGCGTGATGTGGATTCGATCTATCGCATTCCTTCGCTGCTGGCGGGAGAGGGGCTGGACGAGTTGATTGTCGAGCGCTTTGGATTGGACTGTCCGCCCGCTGACCTGTCTGAGTGGGATCCGGTTATCGACGGCGACCTGAATCAGGATCGCGAGTTGACCATCGCGATGGTCGGCAAGTACATGGAGCTGCTGGACGCCTATAAGTCGCTGAATGAAGCGCTTAAACACGCGGGTATTCATACTCACACTAAAGTTCACGTGCGTTATATCGACTCGGAAACTATCGAGACTGATGGTGTTGGCGTTTTGGATGGTGTCGACGGCATTCTGGTGCCCGGTGGTTTTGGCAACCGCGGGGTGGAAGGCAAGATTCGGACGGTTCAACATGCCCGTGAGAATAACATTCCCTATTTGGGGATTTGCCTGGGGATGCAGGTAGCGGTTATCGAATTTGCCCGCAATGTATTGGGTCTCAGCGATGCCAACAGCAGCGAGTTCACCGAGAGTAGTGAGCACCCGGTGGTCGGCTTGATTACTGAATGGGTGACCGCGGAGGGAGCTACTGAGCAGCGTGATGCCGCATCAGATCTCGGCGGCACGATGCGCCTGGGTGCCCAGCTCTGTCATTTGAGTGAAGGCTCGTTGGCCCGGGATATTTATGGTGCTGACCAGATTACCGAGCGTCACCGTCACCGTTACGAGGTGAATAATCACTACGTAGCCGAACTACAAGAGAAAGGCCTGCGCATTGGCGGCTGGTCGGCAGACAAAAGCTTGGTTGAAGTGGTCGAGGTGGAAAACCACCCTTGGTTTGTCGCCTGTCAGTTCCACCCGGAGTTCACGTCAACGCCGCGCGATGGCCACCCGCTGTTTACCGGATTCATTAAGGCCGCACTGCAACACCAGCAGGCCTGA
- the suhB gene encoding inositol-1-monophosphatase: protein MQPMLNIALRAARKAGDLVARASEQLDRVKIESKGENDFVTEIDRKSEQEIIYHLQKAYPDHGFLGEETGQSGNADSEYQWVIDPIDGTTNFVRGIPHFCISIACLHQGQIEHAVVLDPIRREEFTASRGRGAQLNGRRVRVTMASSLEGTLIGTGIPFKSRSEQHISAYMKSLEAVARETAGIRRAGSAALDLAYVAAGRLDGFWEIGLSKWDIAAGVLLVREAGGLISDFQGGGSYLESGNIVAANPKCLKSLLQAVKPQLDHIR from the coding sequence ATGCAACCCATGCTGAATATCGCCCTGCGCGCCGCGCGCAAGGCCGGTGATCTGGTCGCCCGCGCCTCGGAGCAACTGGATCGCGTTAAAATCGAGTCCAAGGGCGAAAACGATTTCGTCACGGAAATCGACCGCAAATCCGAGCAGGAAATCATCTACCACCTGCAAAAGGCCTACCCTGACCACGGCTTTCTCGGCGAGGAAACCGGCCAAAGTGGCAATGCCGACAGCGAATACCAATGGGTAATCGACCCGATCGACGGCACCACTAACTTTGTTCGCGGCATCCCTCACTTCTGCATTTCCATCGCCTGCCTTCACCAGGGCCAAATCGAGCATGCGGTCGTGCTGGACCCTATCCGTCGAGAAGAATTCACCGCCAGTCGCGGCCGGGGTGCCCAACTTAATGGCCGCCGGGTACGCGTTACCATGGCAAGCAGCCTAGAAGGCACGCTAATTGGCACGGGCATCCCCTTTAAATCCCGCAGCGAACAGCACATTTCCGCTTATATGAAGAGCCTTGAAGCCGTTGCCCGCGAGACCGCGGGGATTCGTCGCGCGGGCTCTGCCGCGCTGGACCTGGCTTATGTTGCCGCCGGTCGCCTGGACGGTTTCTGGGAAATCGGTCTGAGCAAATGGGATATCGCGGCGGGCGTGCTGCTGGTTCGCGAAGCGGGTGGCCTGATCAGCGACTTTCAGGGTGGCGGCAGCTATCTTGAAAGCGGCAACATTGTGGCCGCTAACCCAAAATGCCTGAAGAGCCTGCTGCAAGCCGTAAAACCTCAGCTGGATCATATCCGCTGA
- the secF gene encoding protein translocase subunit SecF: MSEEKKFIRFMSVRKLAAVVSALAVVASILILSVKGLNFGLDFTGGTLIEVIYEESPVLQEVRDSLADEGFENAIVVNFGADTDVLVRLPQGLSPELGDKVLSVLRAGSAGDVELRRIEFVGPQVGEELREQGGLAVLMALVVVLIYVAMRFQVKFAFGSVLALAHDVIITLGAFALVGWDFDLTVLAAILAVIGYSLNDSIVVADRIRENLRGMRGYSPEDIINISLTDTLSRTLITSGTTLMVLVALALVGGEMIHSFALALLVGIGVGTYSSIFVVASLLVAMKISAEDLIVPEKEAAEMDDLP, from the coding sequence ATGTCAGAGGAAAAGAAATTTATTCGCTTTATGAGCGTGCGCAAGCTGGCGGCTGTTGTGTCAGCCCTTGCAGTGGTCGCATCCATTCTGATTCTGTCGGTCAAGGGGCTTAACTTCGGTCTGGATTTTACCGGTGGCACCCTGATTGAAGTGATTTACGAAGAGTCGCCGGTGCTTCAGGAGGTGCGCGATTCGCTGGCCGATGAAGGTTTCGAAAATGCCATTGTCGTTAACTTTGGTGCCGATACCGATGTGCTGGTCCGCCTGCCCCAAGGCCTGAGCCCGGAACTGGGTGACAAGGTGCTGTCGGTGCTGCGCGCGGGCAGTGCCGGTGATGTCGAATTGCGCCGCATTGAATTTGTGGGGCCGCAGGTCGGCGAAGAACTTCGCGAGCAGGGCGGTCTGGCTGTATTGATGGCGTTGGTGGTGGTGCTGATTTACGTCGCCATGCGCTTTCAGGTGAAGTTTGCGTTTGGGTCGGTTTTGGCGCTGGCCCACGATGTCATCATTACGCTCGGCGCGTTTGCCCTGGTGGGCTGGGATTTTGATCTGACGGTGCTGGCTGCCATTCTGGCGGTAATCGGTTACTCGTTGAACGACTCCATTGTGGTTGCAGACCGTATTCGTGAGAATCTGCGGGGAATGCGTGGTTACAGTCCTGAAGACATCATTAATATCTCGCTGACGGACACCTTGAGCCGAACCTTGATTACCTCAGGCACGACATTGATGGTGCTGGTGGCGCTGGCGCTGGTTGGCGGTGAGATGATCCACAGTTTTGCACTCGCGCTATTGGTCGGTATCGGTGTGGGCACCTACTCGTCCATCTTTGTGGTGGCAAGTCTGCTGGTTGCGATGAAGATTTCTGCGGAAGATTTGATTGTGCCAGAGAAAGAAGCGGCAGAAATGGACGATCTGCCCTGA
- the secD gene encoding protein translocase subunit SecD, whose protein sequence is MLNKYPLWKNLLILAVLGIGLLYAAPNLYRPDPAVQISGASSGTEISSRQVETISEALSAANIDYFGAEASSDGKNGLVRLAHSDDQLRAQKVIQRALGDGYVVALNMASNTPDWLSSLGADAMKLGLDLSGGVHFLLEVDTDSAIQTRLEHYTTGIKKALREERIRGFVNLNSDGVISGKFGSEEARDEALSVIRSNYTELTAQRSDSDDEEAFYLQAILSETKRKEIEDYAVGQNLTTLRNRVNELGVSEPLVQRQGRNRIVVELPGIQDTAEAKRILGKTANLEFRLEARYDADAGDREQFSFRNPQRGEPTAWLEREVVITGERVANAQASFDENGRPQVNITLDSEGGTMMHRVTRHNINRRLGVLFIERKSRTRYEMDENGQEQVIRVPYDEKKIISLATIRDALGVQFRITGLDAPGESNELALLLRAGALAAPIDFVEERTVGPSLGAENIAKGLLSVQIGLAAVALFMLVYYRVFGVIAVMALGFNIVLLVGAMSLLGATLTLPGIAGIVLTVGMAVDANVLIFSRIREEIAEGASPQHAINSGYGRAFVTIMDANITTLLVAVILYAVGTGPVRGFAVTLSLGIITSMFTAIMGTRALVNLIYGRRRVSKLSI, encoded by the coding sequence ATGCTCAACAAATACCCCCTATGGAAGAACCTGCTGATTCTGGCCGTACTGGGGATAGGCCTGCTGTATGCAGCGCCCAATCTGTATCGCCCTGATCCGGCTGTACAGATTTCCGGTGCCAGCAGCGGTACGGAAATCAGCAGTCGGCAAGTCGAGACGATTTCCGAGGCACTATCAGCGGCCAATATTGATTACTTCGGTGCCGAGGCCAGCAGTGATGGCAAGAATGGCCTCGTCCGGCTGGCTCACAGCGACGATCAGTTGCGCGCACAGAAAGTGATTCAGCGGGCGCTGGGCGATGGCTATGTCGTCGCCCTGAACATGGCCTCAAACACCCCCGACTGGCTCAGCTCGCTGGGTGCCGATGCGATGAAGCTCGGCCTTGACCTCAGTGGCGGCGTGCACTTCCTGCTGGAGGTGGATACCGATTCGGCGATCCAGACCCGTCTTGAGCACTACACGACCGGCATTAAAAAAGCGCTGCGGGAAGAGCGTATACGGGGCTTTGTCAATCTGAACAGTGACGGTGTGATCAGTGGCAAGTTCGGCAGTGAAGAGGCGCGCGATGAGGCGCTTTCGGTGATTCGCAGCAATTACACCGAGCTTACTGCTCAGCGCAGCGACAGCGATGATGAAGAGGCGTTTTATCTTCAGGCGATTCTGTCGGAAACCAAACGCAAGGAAATTGAAGACTATGCGGTAGGCCAGAACCTGACGACACTGCGCAACCGTGTTAACGAGCTGGGGGTTTCTGAGCCGCTGGTTCAGCGTCAGGGGCGCAATCGCATTGTGGTGGAACTGCCGGGTATTCAGGACACTGCAGAAGCCAAGCGGATTCTGGGTAAAACCGCCAACCTGGAATTTCGTCTTGAAGCCCGCTACGACGCTGATGCGGGAGATCGTGAACAATTTTCCTTCCGTAACCCTCAGCGCGGTGAGCCCACGGCCTGGTTGGAGCGAGAAGTGGTGATTACCGGTGAGCGGGTTGCCAATGCCCAGGCCAGTTTTGACGAGAACGGTCGTCCGCAGGTGAATATCACCCTCGACAGTGAGGGCGGCACCATGATGCACCGGGTGACGCGTCACAATATCAATCGTCGTCTGGGTGTTTTGTTTATCGAGCGTAAGAGCCGCACTCGCTATGAAATGGACGAGAATGGCCAGGAGCAGGTGATTCGCGTTCCCTACGACGAGAAGAAGATTATCAGCCTGGCCACTATTCGTGACGCGCTGGGCGTGCAGTTCCGTATTACCGGGCTCGATGCGCCGGGCGAGTCCAACGAGCTGGCGCTGCTGCTGCGTGCCGGTGCTCTGGCAGCGCCCATCGACTTTGTCGAGGAGCGCACGGTCGGGCCTTCGTTGGGGGCGGAAAACATTGCCAAAGGCTTGCTCTCGGTGCAGATCGGTTTGGCGGCGGTGGCCTTGTTCATGCTCGTTTACTACCGCGTATTCGGTGTGATTGCGGTCATGGCGCTAGGCTTCAATATTGTCTTGCTGGTCGGCGCCATGTCGCTGTTGGGTGCCACGCTGACCTTGCCGGGTATCGCCGGTATCGTATTGACAGTGGGGATGGCGGTGGATGCCAATGTGCTGATTTTCTCGCGAATACGAGAGGAAATCGCCGAGGGGGCCTCGCCTCAGCACGCTATCAACTCCGGTTATGGCCGAGCCTTTGTCACGATCATGGATGCGAATATCACCACCTTGCTGGTGGCGGTGATTCTCTATGCAGTGGGCACAGGCCCGGTGCGCGGCTTCGCAGTTACCCTGTCGCTGGGGATTATCACCTCAATGTTCACGGCCATTATGGGCACGCGGGCATTGGTTAATCTGATTTACGGTCGCCGCCGTGTCAGCAAATTGTCGATATAA